In the genome of Aspergillus flavus chromosome 8, complete sequence, one region contains:
- a CDS encoding putative molybdenum cofactor — translation MGDIEDTCASLRAQIAATEAQLAGLKRELESAEQAAIKVRAQDAPNSTATTSTQGNEKRKWPLLDEEYRRYGRQMIVPQVGLQGQLKLRSAKVLIVGAGGLGCPAAQYLAGAGVGTLGLVDGDTVESSNLHRQVLHRSKNVGKLKVDSAIESLRDLNPHPTYIAHRAHLAPQDAADIFKNYDLILDCTDNPATRYLISDTAVLLGKPLVSASALRTEGQLMVLNNPPRSVGDKTGGPCYRCVFPRPPPANSIMSCADGGILGPVVGTMGVLQALEAIKVITATDEEVKPPSLHIFSAYSSPLFRTIKLRSRRPNCAVCSGEASVTLETVKSGSTDYVFFCGSVGPEKLLLPEERISPREYRTKYPVTASSEAIGTVTKEPTIIDVREKVQFDICSLENSINIPISSILSSATKTAQNNEVANGSNPLPPWLPADIASSDSIDPIYVVCRLGNDSQIAVKRLKELGLDRGGERVVADIRGGLRAWREQVDPEWPEY, via the exons ATGggagatattgaagataCCTGCGCCTCATTGCGCGCCCAGATCGCCGCCACCGAAGCACAGCTAGCTGGGCTGAAACGCGAACTCGAGAGCGCAGAGCAAGCAGCGATTAAAGTCAGGGCGCAGGACGCCCCAAATTCCACCGCTACGACTAGCACCCAAGGcaatgaaaagagaaaatggcCGCTACTAGACGAAGAATATCGACGTTATGGAAGACAAATGATCGTGCCGCAAGTGGGGTTGCAAG GTCAACTGAAACTTCGATCCGCAAAGGTTTTGATCGTCGGAGCGGGCGGCTTGGGATGTCCGGCTGCGCAGTATCTCGCCGGAGCCGGGGTGGGCACACTGGGACTCGTGGATGGGGATACGGTGGAATCCTCGAACCTTCATCGGCAGGTATTACATCGGAGCAAGAATGTTGGGAAGCTCAAGGTGGATAGTGCGATTGAGTCTTTGCGCGA TTTGAACCCTCATCCGACTTACATAGCGCACCGAGCACATCTGGCGCCCCAAGATGCGGCGGATATTTTCAAGAACTatgacctcatcctcgactGTACGGATAACCCGGCGACACGTTATTTGATCTCGGATACAGCTGTTTTGCTTGGGAAGCCGTTGGTTTCGGCTTCTGCTCTGCGGACGGAAGGCCAGCTTATGGTGCTAAATAACCCTCCTCGATCGGTAGGAGATAAGACTGGGGGTCCATGCTATCGATGTGTTTTTCCTCGGCCGCCTCCGGCAAACAGTATCATGAGCTGTGCGGATGGTGGCATTCTTGGGCCGGTTGTCGGTACAATGGGTGTACTGCAGGCGTTGGAGGCGATCAAGGTCATTACGGCTACAGACGAGGAAGTAAAACCTCCATCGTTACATATCTTTTCGGCTTATTCTTCCCCGTTGTTCCGAACTATCAAACTGCGTTCGCGCCGACCGAATTGTGCGGTGTGCTCTGGTGAGGCTAGTGTGACGCTGGAGACCGTCAAGTCAGGCTCTACCGATTATGTTTTCTTCTGTGGAAGTGTCGGTCCAGAGAAGCTGTTGCTCCCGGAAGAGCGCATCTCGCCGCGGGAATACCGGACGAAGTATCCAGTGACAGCTTCCAGCGAGGCTATCGGAACGGTAACCAAGGAACCCACGATCATCGATGTTCGGGAGAAGGTCCAATTCGACATCTGCAGCTTGGAAAACAGTATCAATATCCCCATTTCGTCCATTCTATCGTCGGCGACGAAAACCGCCCAGAACAACGAAGTAGCCAATGGGTCGAATCCACTGCCCCCGTGGCTGCCAGCAGATATCGCCTCGTCGGACTCCATCGATCCGATCTATGTTGTGTGTCGACTCGGAAACGACTCCCAGATCGCAGTCAAACGACTGAAGGAGCTGGGC